Proteins found in one Brevibacillus brevis genomic segment:
- the codY gene encoding GTP-sensing pleiotropic transcriptional regulator CodY produces the protein MDLLSKTRRINRMLQKSAGHAVNFNEMSQVLSDVIEANTYVVSRKGKLLGFAIHQEMDNSRMRKMLEERRFPEEYSMGLLKVDETSANLDVDSPYTIFPVEMKEVFRTGWTTLVPIMGGGDRLGTLILGRINDQFVDDDLILAEVGATVVGMEILRERSEAIEEEARSKAVVQMAIGSLSYSELEAVEHIFEELEGKEGLLVASKIADRVGITRSVIVNALRKLESAGVIESRSLGMKGTFIKVLNEKLLPELEKLKTS, from the coding sequence ATGGATCTACTGTCAAAAACAAGAAGAATTAACCGCATGTTGCAAAAATCCGCGGGTCATGCCGTGAACTTCAATGAAATGTCCCAAGTTTTGAGTGACGTGATTGAAGCAAACACTTATGTGGTAAGCCGCAAAGGAAAACTTCTCGGCTTTGCGATTCATCAAGAAATGGATAACAGCCGTATGCGCAAAATGCTGGAAGAGCGCCGTTTTCCAGAAGAATACAGCATGGGGTTGCTAAAAGTAGACGAAACATCTGCGAACCTGGATGTAGATAGCCCATACACGATTTTCCCTGTTGAAATGAAAGAAGTATTCCGCACAGGTTGGACGACGCTTGTTCCAATTATGGGTGGAGGAGATCGTCTCGGTACGTTGATTTTGGGTCGTATTAACGATCAATTTGTCGATGACGACCTGATTCTTGCAGAAGTAGGGGCAACGGTAGTAGGCATGGAAATCTTGCGTGAGCGTTCTGAAGCAATCGAAGAAGAAGCACGCAGCAAAGCGGTTGTACAAATGGCAATTGGTTCCCTCTCCTATAGTGAGTTGGAAGCAGTTGAACATATTTTTGAAGAACTCGAAGGCAAAGAAGGCTTGCTCGTAGCCTCCAAAATCGCGGATCGCGTAGGAATTACTCGCTCTGTTATTGTAAACGCGCTCCGTAAGCTGGAGAGTGCGGGTGTTATCGAATCCCGTTCCCTGGGGATGAAAGGTACCTTCATTAAAGTGCTGAATGAAAAGCTGTTGCCTGAGCTTGAGAAGCTCAAAACTTCGTAA
- the hslU gene encoding ATP-dependent protease ATPase subunit HslU has protein sequence MLNLEQLTPRKIVEHLDKYIVGQAQAKKAIAVALRNRYRRSRLPEQMIEEVVPKNILMIGPTGVGKTEIARRIAKLTGAPFIKVEATKFTEVGYVGRDVESMVRDLVEASIRTVKQEKVESVKEKAEKLANEAIVNVLVPSRKQANSFKNPLEMFFGGQQQQQQDTSDQEEVSIQQQRRQVMWQLTNGQLEEQMIEIEVEDQSPSMFDMFQVPGTEQMGMQMQDMLGSLMPKRMKKRKLRIKDARKVLIQQEAQKLVDMDEVTQESIRRAEQHGIIFIDEIDKIAGKDGRGPDVSREGVQRDILPIVEGSTVMTKYGPVKTDYVLFIAAGAFHMAKPSDLIPELQGRFPIRVELTSLRVEDFVRILTEPKNALLKQYVALLETEGVRVDFTPEAIQELARLAAEVNQSTDNIGARRLHTILEKLLEDLSFEAPEIHLEVVQITPDYVNQKLGTIAGNKDLSQYIL, from the coding sequence GTGCTGAATCTTGAGCAATTAACCCCGCGTAAGATCGTAGAGCATTTGGATAAATACATTGTCGGGCAGGCACAAGCCAAGAAAGCCATTGCTGTGGCGCTTCGCAACCGCTATCGTCGCAGTCGTTTGCCAGAGCAAATGATTGAAGAGGTTGTTCCAAAAAACATCTTGATGATCGGACCTACTGGTGTTGGAAAAACGGAAATTGCACGTCGGATTGCAAAACTGACTGGTGCTCCTTTTATTAAAGTAGAAGCAACGAAGTTTACGGAAGTCGGTTATGTAGGACGAGACGTAGAATCGATGGTCCGTGATCTAGTGGAAGCTTCTATCCGTACGGTCAAACAAGAAAAAGTAGAGTCGGTGAAAGAGAAAGCCGAGAAGCTTGCGAATGAAGCGATTGTGAACGTACTTGTTCCATCTCGCAAGCAGGCGAACTCATTCAAAAATCCGTTGGAGATGTTCTTCGGTGGACAGCAGCAACAGCAGCAGGATACCTCTGATCAAGAAGAAGTGTCGATTCAGCAGCAACGCCGGCAAGTTATGTGGCAATTGACGAATGGCCAGTTGGAAGAGCAAATGATTGAGATTGAAGTCGAAGATCAATCACCTTCGATGTTTGACATGTTCCAGGTTCCGGGTACAGAACAAATGGGGATGCAAATGCAAGATATGCTCGGTAGCCTGATGCCTAAGCGGATGAAGAAACGAAAATTGCGAATAAAAGATGCGCGAAAGGTATTAATTCAGCAGGAAGCGCAAAAACTGGTGGATATGGACGAAGTCACGCAGGAGTCAATTCGTCGAGCTGAACAACACGGGATTATCTTCATTGACGAAATTGATAAGATTGCGGGTAAGGATGGGCGTGGCCCGGATGTATCCCGTGAAGGGGTCCAGCGTGATATTTTACCGATTGTGGAAGGCTCAACCGTCATGACCAAGTATGGTCCTGTCAAAACAGATTATGTTCTGTTTATTGCAGCTGGTGCTTTTCACATGGCAAAACCATCAGATTTAATTCCTGAATTGCAAGGTCGTTTTCCGATTCGGGTGGAGTTGACTAGCTTGCGCGTTGAAGATTTTGTCCGAATTCTGACAGAGCCTAAAAATGCGTTGCTTAAGCAGTACGTGGCCCTATTGGAAACAGAAGGTGTGCGTGTTGACTTTACCCCGGAAGCCATTCAGGAACTCGCTCGCCTCGCTGCTGAGGTCAATCAGAGCACAGATAACATTGGTGCTAGACGATTGCACACCATATTGGAGAAGCTACTGGAGGATCTCTCTTTTGAAGCCCCAGAAATTCACCTAGAAGTTGTACAGATTACCCCCGATTACGTTAATCAGAAATTAGGTACAATCGCGGGGAACAAAGACTTGAGTCAATATATTTTATAA
- the hslV gene encoding ATP-dependent protease subunit HslV: MEQFHATTIFAVQHNGSVAMAGDGQVTFGNSMVMKHGAKKVRRLYRGEVLAGFAGSVADAITLFEKFEGKLEEYHGNLQRAAVELAKEWRMDKILRRLEAMMIVANKEHLLLISGNGEIIEPDDGILAIGSGGSFALAAGRALKTYAPHLGAREIAEASLRTAAEICVFTNNNLVVDELN; the protein is encoded by the coding sequence ATGGAACAGTTTCACGCAACAACCATATTTGCTGTACAGCACAATGGGTCTGTAGCGATGGCCGGAGATGGTCAGGTTACTTTTGGCAACAGCATGGTAATGAAGCACGGTGCCAAAAAAGTAAGACGTCTATATCGCGGCGAAGTTTTAGCAGGATTCGCTGGCTCTGTTGCTGATGCCATTACGCTTTTTGAGAAGTTTGAAGGAAAGCTGGAGGAGTACCACGGCAATCTGCAGCGAGCTGCTGTAGAGCTGGCGAAAGAGTGGCGCATGGATAAAATTTTGCGTCGTTTGGAAGCAATGATGATTGTTGCCAATAAGGAGCATTTGCTGCTTATTTCCGGAAATGGTGAAATCATTGAGCCTGATGACGGGATTCTTGCAATTGGTTCTGGCGGTAGCTTTGCCCTTGCAGCAGGTCGTGCATTGAAAACATATGCGCCTCACCTCGGCGCACGTGAAATTGCGGAAGCATCGCTTCGTACCGCTGCTGAAATTTGCGTGTTCACAAACAACAATCTTGTTGTGGATGAGTTGAATTGA
- the xerC gene encoding tyrosine recombinase XerC, with product MDISQQNSADIEMFTRYLRVEKNASPHTVKQYVADISEFVSFMEQHQITVFAAVSYLHGRSFLAQLAGRGLSRRSIARKLSSLRSLYRFLLREGQLEQNPFQLVSTPKMEKKLPSFLYPQEVQAFFDLPDTTTPLGIRDRLIFELLYASGMRVTELTTLSVSDVNPSMGVALVYGKGAKERYVPVGSYACDVLRQYLEYGREKLLAGKVEHGNLLVNYRGEPLSDRSVRRIVDKYVETYALQLRVSPHTFRHTFATHMLNGGADLRTVQELLGHVNVSTTQVYTHVTKERLRHVYDTAHPRANPGNTGSANRT from the coding sequence ATGGACATTTCGCAACAAAATTCTGCGGATATTGAGATGTTTACCCGCTATTTGCGAGTTGAAAAAAACGCCTCTCCTCATACGGTGAAGCAGTATGTGGCAGATATCAGCGAATTTGTCTCCTTTATGGAACAGCACCAAATCACCGTATTTGCTGCTGTTTCTTATTTGCATGGTCGCTCCTTTCTCGCGCAATTGGCTGGCAGGGGGCTTTCCCGGCGAAGTATTGCCCGCAAGCTATCCAGCTTGCGTAGCTTGTACCGATTTCTGTTGCGTGAAGGTCAACTGGAACAGAACCCATTTCAACTAGTCTCCACTCCCAAAATGGAGAAGAAACTTCCTTCCTTTTTATATCCGCAAGAAGTTCAAGCTTTTTTCGATCTGCCTGATACAACCACTCCATTGGGAATTCGTGATCGGCTGATTTTTGAACTGTTGTATGCTAGCGGCATGCGCGTTACGGAGCTCACCACTTTATCTGTGAGTGATGTGAATCCGAGCATGGGAGTCGCCTTGGTTTATGGAAAAGGAGCGAAAGAACGATATGTGCCGGTTGGAAGTTATGCCTGCGACGTTCTTCGGCAATACCTAGAATATGGAAGAGAAAAACTGTTGGCTGGAAAAGTAGAACACGGCAATTTGCTGGTTAACTATCGGGGAGAACCGTTATCCGACCGCAGTGTTCGGCGGATTGTAGACAAATACGTAGAAACGTACGCTCTTCAATTGCGGGTTTCACCACATACCTTTCGTCATACGTTTGCGACCCATATGTTGAATGGCGGTGCTGATCTGCGTACCGTGCAAGAATTATTGGGACACGTTAATGTATCGACGACACAGGTGTACACGCATGTGACCAAAGAGCGACTTCGGCATGTATATGACACCGCTCACCCACGAGCAAACCCGGGCAATACAGGTTCCGCCAATCGGACATAA
- the trmFO gene encoding FADH(2)-oxidizing methylenetetrahydrofolate--tRNA-(uracil(54)-C(5))-methyltransferase TrmFO produces MSQPTITVVGAGLAGSEAAWQIAQAGVKVKLYEMRPKTQTPAHHTDKFAELVCSNSLRANTLTNAVGVLKEEMRRLNSVIIDAADRCAVPAGGALAVDRHEFAAHVTDAVRNHPLVEVISDEITEIPDGIVVIATGPLTSPALSTKLKELTGEEYLYFYDAAAPIIEKDSIDMNKVFVASRYDKGEAAYLNCPMTEEEFNRFYDALISAETVPLKEFEKEIFFEGCMPIEVLAKRGHKTMTFGPMKPVGLVDPRTGKKSYAVVQLRQDNSAATLYNIVGFQTHLKWPDQKRVFSLIPGLENCEIVRYGVMHRNTFINSPKLLKPTYQYKDRETLFFAGQMTGVEGYVESAASGLLAGINAARLAKGEELIELPPETIMGSMARYITTADPKHFQPMNANFGLVPEWPERIRDKRLKNEKLAERALDTIQNFTQERHN; encoded by the coding sequence ATGTCACAACCAACAATTACAGTAGTGGGCGCTGGTCTCGCTGGTAGTGAGGCAGCATGGCAAATCGCGCAGGCGGGTGTAAAAGTAAAGCTGTATGAGATGAGACCGAAGACACAAACGCCTGCACACCATACCGATAAATTTGCAGAGTTGGTATGCAGTAATTCATTGCGTGCTAACACGTTAACGAATGCAGTGGGTGTATTAAAAGAAGAAATGCGTCGACTGAACTCTGTCATTATCGATGCGGCAGATCGTTGCGCGGTTCCAGCTGGAGGCGCGCTTGCCGTAGACAGACACGAGTTCGCGGCTCATGTTACAGATGCCGTTCGAAATCATCCATTGGTTGAGGTCATTTCGGATGAAATTACCGAAATTCCGGATGGGATTGTCGTAATTGCGACGGGGCCACTTACTTCTCCAGCTTTGTCTACAAAGTTAAAAGAGCTGACGGGTGAAGAGTATCTGTACTTCTATGATGCAGCAGCGCCCATTATAGAAAAAGACTCGATTGATATGAACAAGGTATTCGTTGCCTCCAGATATGATAAGGGTGAAGCAGCTTATCTGAACTGCCCGATGACTGAAGAGGAGTTCAATCGTTTCTATGATGCGCTGATCTCTGCGGAAACAGTTCCATTGAAGGAATTTGAAAAGGAAATCTTCTTTGAAGGCTGCATGCCGATTGAAGTATTGGCAAAACGTGGTCACAAGACCATGACATTTGGTCCCATGAAGCCAGTAGGTTTGGTTGATCCGCGGACGGGCAAAAAGTCTTATGCTGTTGTACAGCTTCGTCAGGACAATAGTGCTGCCACATTGTATAACATCGTAGGTTTCCAGACCCATCTGAAATGGCCGGATCAAAAAAGAGTCTTTTCACTCATTCCTGGGTTGGAAAACTGCGAAATCGTTCGTTATGGTGTGATGCATCGCAACACCTTTATCAACTCGCCAAAACTGTTGAAGCCTACGTATCAGTATAAAGACCGGGAAACACTTTTCTTTGCTGGTCAAATGACTGGTGTCGAAGGATATGTAGAGTCAGCAGCATCTGGTTTGCTTGCGGGGATAAATGCAGCACGACTCGCAAAAGGGGAAGAATTAATCGAGCTCCCACCAGAAACAATTATGGGTAGTATGGCTCGTTATATTACAACGGCAGATCCAAAGCATTTCCAACCGATGAACGCAAACTTCGGGCTTGTACCGGAATGGCCAGAACGAATCCGAGACAAGCGGTTGAAAAATGAAAAGCTCGCTGAGCGGGCGCTAGATACAATTCAGAATTTTACACAAGAACGACACAATTAA
- the topA gene encoding type I DNA topoisomerase, giving the protein MADTLVIVESPTKAKTIGKYLGSKYIVKASIGHVRDLPKSQMGVDVAHNFEPKYITIRGKGDVLKGLKDAAKKVKKVYLAADPDREGEAIAWHLAQYLGLDLNQPLRVVFNEITKDAIKEAFKHPRHINMDLVNAQQARRILDRLVGYNISPILWKKVRKGLSAGRVQSVAVKLIMDREREIQEFIPEEYWTIASTLISDGKVINAKFYGYGDEKVELHSEDDVAAVLKRMKNKPYVVQKVTKRERKRNPAPPFITSSLQQEAARKLNFRTSKTMRIAQELYEGIDVGNKEGAVGLITYMRTDSTRLSVTAQNEAREYILEKYGPDYVLTEPRNQVKNENAQDAHEAIRPTGVMRTPDEIKEYLSRDQLRLYRLIWERFLASQMSSAVLDTMSVDIDAGGVTFRATGSKVKFPGFMKVYIEGNDDGAEEESFLPPIEEGQILEQKEIEPSQHFTQPPPRFSEARMLKTMEEMGIGRPSTYAPTLETIQKRGYVSLEEKRFVPTELGEIVITLVEEFFPEILNVEFTAHMESGLDNIEAGTTNWVQVLDNFYQDFAKRVVVAEEEMKEVELKVEESDESCELCGRVMVYKLGRFGKFLACSGFPDCRNTKPIVKEIGVKCPQCETGEIIERKSKKSRIFYGCNQYPECDFVSWDKPIARPCPKCSSMLVEKKRKKQGVSIVCTKCDYQEEADS; this is encoded by the coding sequence ATGGCTGATACGCTAGTAATCGTAGAATCCCCTACGAAGGCCAAAACCATTGGAAAATACCTGGGTAGTAAATATATCGTGAAAGCGTCTATCGGGCATGTGCGCGATTTGCCGAAAAGTCAAATGGGTGTAGACGTTGCACATAATTTTGAACCCAAATACATAACCATTCGCGGCAAAGGCGATGTATTGAAGGGCTTAAAAGATGCCGCTAAAAAAGTAAAAAAAGTATATCTCGCAGCCGACCCGGATCGCGAAGGGGAGGCAATTGCTTGGCATTTGGCACAATACTTGGGGCTCGATTTGAATCAGCCACTTCGTGTGGTGTTTAATGAGATTACCAAAGATGCTATCAAAGAAGCGTTCAAGCATCCACGACACATAAATATGGACTTGGTAAATGCTCAACAGGCACGTCGCATTCTCGACAGACTCGTGGGGTACAATATCAGTCCAATTTTATGGAAAAAGGTTCGAAAAGGCTTGAGTGCCGGACGTGTACAATCTGTTGCGGTAAAGCTTATCATGGATCGTGAGCGTGAGATCCAAGAGTTTATCCCGGAAGAGTATTGGACGATTGCAAGTACATTGATTAGCGACGGTAAAGTAATTAACGCGAAATTCTATGGTTATGGCGATGAAAAGGTGGAACTTCATTCGGAAGATGATGTAGCAGCGGTATTAAAACGAATGAAGAACAAACCATACGTGGTACAAAAGGTAACGAAACGTGAGCGTAAGCGCAACCCTGCACCTCCTTTTATCACGAGCTCTTTACAGCAAGAGGCAGCGCGTAAGCTGAACTTCCGCACGTCTAAGACCATGCGGATTGCTCAAGAGCTCTATGAGGGGATCGACGTTGGCAATAAAGAAGGCGCAGTTGGTTTGATCACCTATATGCGTACAGACTCTACTCGCCTATCTGTAACGGCGCAGAACGAAGCAAGGGAATACATACTTGAGAAATATGGTCCAGACTATGTGTTAACTGAGCCACGCAATCAAGTGAAAAACGAGAATGCTCAAGATGCTCACGAAGCGATTCGTCCAACAGGTGTGATGCGTACACCGGATGAAATCAAGGAATACTTGTCGAGAGATCAGTTGCGCTTGTATCGATTAATCTGGGAGCGTTTCCTTGCCAGTCAAATGTCATCTGCTGTTCTTGATACGATGAGCGTAGATATTGACGCAGGTGGAGTTACCTTCAGAGCAACAGGATCAAAAGTGAAGTTCCCTGGATTTATGAAGGTATATATTGAAGGAAACGATGATGGTGCAGAAGAAGAGAGCTTTCTTCCACCTATTGAAGAAGGACAAATCCTGGAACAAAAAGAAATCGAGCCGAGTCAGCACTTTACACAGCCACCACCTCGATTCTCCGAAGCACGCATGCTTAAAACGATGGAAGAGATGGGGATTGGACGCCCGTCTACCTATGCGCCTACATTAGAAACCATTCAAAAGCGTGGCTACGTGTCATTAGAGGAGAAAAGGTTTGTCCCGACCGAGTTGGGCGAGATTGTGATCACGCTTGTCGAAGAGTTCTTCCCGGAAATTCTCAACGTAGAATTCACTGCCCATATGGAATCGGGCTTGGATAACATCGAAGCAGGAACCACCAATTGGGTGCAAGTGCTGGACAATTTTTATCAAGACTTTGCAAAGCGCGTAGTTGTTGCAGAAGAAGAAATGAAAGAAGTAGAGCTGAAAGTCGAAGAATCGGATGAATCATGTGAGCTTTGCGGCCGTGTGATGGTTTATAAGCTTGGTCGATTTGGCAAGTTTTTAGCTTGTTCCGGATTCCCGGATTGCCGTAATACGAAGCCGATTGTAAAAGAAATCGGCGTAAAATGTCCGCAGTGTGAAACCGGAGAGATTATTGAACGTAAATCTAAGAAGAGTCGTATTTTTTACGGCTGCAATCAATATCCGGAATGCGATTTTGTATCGTGGGACAAACCGATTGCCAGACCTTGTCCAAAATGCTCCAGCATGCTCGTGGAGAAAAAGCGCAAAAAGCAAGGAGTTAGCATTGTTTGCACCAAGTGTGATTATCAAGAAGAAGCAGACTCCTAG